One region of Pseudoalteromonas piscicida genomic DNA includes:
- a CDS encoding type II toxin-antitoxin system RelE/ParE family toxin, with protein MKNVNFKITENAQFQIKDAIKWRAHNECEQIARDKIKSTITDFQTQLKTFPECGKACQYFDVPEYREIVKGDYRFVYEICQTDNNFDIYILIFCHVKMDYETLLKQSIYF; from the coding sequence ATGAAGAATGTAAATTTTAAAATTACTGAAAACGCACAATTCCAAATTAAAGACGCAATCAAATGGCGCGCTCATAATGAGTGTGAACAGATAGCGAGGGACAAAATAAAGTCGACAATAACAGACTTTCAAACTCAGTTGAAAACGTTTCCTGAATGCGGTAAAGCGTGCCAATACTTCGACGTTCCTGAATACAGAGAAATAGTTAAGGGTGACTATCGGTTTGTGTATGAGATATGCCAAACTGACAATAATTTTGATATTTACATTTTGATTTTTTGTCATGTAAAGATGGACTACGAGACGCTACTCAAGCAGTCCATTTATTTTTAA
- the zapE gene encoding cell division protein ZapE yields MSISSHYQAQIECGNLTPDAAQQAAISALDALSHSLASGHSNKGIYFYGPVGRGKTMLMDWFYEFTDVTDKTRLHFHHFMQQVHKELNQIQGVRDPLKRIAQNWAEQTSLLCFDEFFVTDIGDAIIMARLFEALFEDGVTLVATSNCHPTELYKDGLHRDRFEPTIALLISHCDVISVCGETDHRFSKGTTANHYFVNDKQAFWNAFTNVGGIFKPGILEINHRLIKVLGANESVACFDFMEICSSPRAINDYIELAEQFSCIFISELPLLGVTPENRDVAQGTEEGYIRPSDTTQTRIGDDEARRLIALIDECYEAKVLVAFLAAAPISQIYQGEQLAFAFARCISRVTEMQSWSL; encoded by the coding sequence ATGTCAATCTCTAGCCATTACCAAGCACAAATTGAATGTGGAAATCTTACTCCTGACGCAGCGCAGCAAGCTGCAATTTCAGCCTTAGATGCCCTTTCTCATTCGCTCGCTAGTGGTCACTCGAATAAAGGCATATACTTTTATGGCCCTGTCGGGCGTGGCAAGACAATGCTGATGGATTGGTTTTATGAATTCACTGACGTCACAGACAAAACTCGCCTACACTTTCATCACTTTATGCAACAGGTGCATAAAGAGCTCAATCAAATTCAAGGTGTGAGAGATCCTTTAAAGCGCATCGCCCAAAATTGGGCAGAGCAAACATCGTTATTGTGTTTTGATGAATTTTTTGTCACCGATATTGGCGATGCCATTATTATGGCGAGATTGTTTGAAGCCCTTTTTGAAGATGGCGTGACCTTAGTTGCAACCTCCAATTGCCACCCAACCGAGTTATACAAAGATGGACTACATAGAGACCGTTTTGAGCCAACAATTGCGCTGCTTATAAGTCACTGCGATGTCATATCTGTATGTGGTGAGACGGACCATCGATTTAGCAAAGGTACAACGGCAAACCACTACTTCGTCAACGATAAACAAGCGTTTTGGAACGCCTTTACTAATGTAGGTGGCATATTCAAACCGGGCATCCTTGAAATTAATCATCGTCTAATTAAAGTGCTTGGCGCAAATGAAAGTGTAGCATGTTTTGATTTTATGGAGATCTGCTCAAGCCCTCGCGCAATCAATGACTATATTGAGCTTGCAGAGCAATTTAGCTGTATTTTCATCTCAGAGTTACCGCTACTGGGTGTCACCCCTGAAAACAGAGATGTAGCACAAGGGACAGAGGAAGGCTATATCCGCCCAAGTGATACAACACAAACCAGAATTGGTGATGATGAGGCCAGACGCCTGATTGCGCTTATCGATGAATGTTACGAAGCCAAAGTACTGGTTGCTTTTTTGGCCGCTGCGCCCATATCGCAAATCTACCAAGGTGAGCAACTGGCATTTGCTTTCGCTCGCTGCATTAGTCGAGTGACAGAAATGCAAAGTTGGTCTCTTTAA
- a CDS encoding Crp/Fnr family transcriptional regulator: protein MDALTRLKQAVDAYYPLSQETWSAIAAITSIKLLVKNEWLYKEGEYLTTFAFLHQGLVRLVNTNAAGQEYNKRFFVAGEFPGVMRALHRQEPANQGIQALETSQVVLINFKQFRALLMDNPELMRFQIQYLEKNWLLEKDKRELYMVQLDATERYLAFLKEQPELAERVPQYHLASHLGITPTQLSRIRKSLKNSGSFT from the coding sequence ATGGATGCACTAACAAGATTAAAACAAGCGGTAGACGCCTATTATCCACTTTCTCAAGAAACCTGGTCCGCTATTGCTGCGATCACGAGCATCAAACTACTTGTGAAAAATGAGTGGCTTTACAAAGAAGGAGAGTATCTGACTACTTTTGCATTTTTACATCAAGGGTTAGTTAGATTAGTAAACACCAATGCTGCTGGGCAGGAATACAATAAGCGTTTTTTTGTGGCGGGGGAATTTCCTGGTGTAATGCGTGCGCTACATCGCCAAGAGCCTGCCAATCAAGGGATCCAAGCGCTTGAAACATCACAGGTAGTCCTAATCAATTTTAAACAGTTTAGAGCACTATTAATGGATAATCCGGAATTAATGCGATTTCAAATACAGTATCTTGAAAAGAACTGGTTGTTAGAAAAGGATAAGCGAGAGCTTTATATGGTGCAGTTAGATGCCACGGAGCGCTATCTCGCATTTTTAAAAGAGCAGCCAGAACTTGCTGAGCGTGTGCCGCAATACCATTTAGCGTCACACCTTGGGATCACTCCTACACAGTTAAGCCGAATAAGAAAATCGTTAAAAAATTCGGGTTCGTTTACATAG
- a CDS encoding nitroreductase family protein: MNTSQLESLLNWRYAVRKFSEQTIAQDKVDKLIELTGLSASAFGLQPYKIIQISKQSIKKALLPHSYGQQKVLENSHLLVFAADMSPLDSQVERYIQDFQANRNLDELIYAQMELGMKDALHTMDCASQYSWCSEQAHLALGTLLLVAASMEIDVCPMTGIDKVAFDGVLGLSSLNLRTVLIAPIGIRDSTDVNANTSKVRKSRDLLHIEV; this comes from the coding sequence ATGAATACGTCACAACTAGAATCGTTATTGAATTGGCGCTACGCCGTTCGCAAATTTTCTGAGCAAACCATTGCGCAGGACAAAGTCGATAAGTTAATCGAACTGACGGGGTTGAGTGCTTCAGCATTTGGCTTACAGCCTTATAAGATTATTCAAATATCCAAGCAATCGATAAAAAAAGCATTACTACCGCATTCGTATGGACAACAAAAAGTGCTTGAAAATAGCCATCTATTGGTTTTTGCTGCGGATATGTCACCTTTAGATAGCCAAGTAGAGCGCTACATTCAAGACTTTCAGGCGAATCGAAACCTTGATGAGCTTATCTATGCACAGATGGAATTGGGTATGAAAGACGCGCTACACACCATGGACTGTGCGTCTCAATATAGCTGGTGTTCTGAGCAGGCTCACTTGGCCCTCGGTACATTACTGCTGGTAGCCGCCAGTATGGAAATTGATGTTTGCCCGATGACCGGCATCGATAAGGTTGCCTTCGATGGCGTGTTGGGTCTTTCATCCTTAAACTTACGCACGGTATTAATTGCGCCAATTGGCATTCGTGACAGTACGGATGTGAACGCGAATACAAGCAAAGTAAGGAAGTCTAGAGACTTGCTGCATATTGAGGTGTGA
- a CDS encoding DMT family transporter, with protein MIFAILAVFAGGAIAVQASMNAQLGGLLKSPLLAAGVAFTVSALYAFIAFRVSDNVLPATSELKAVPWYLWCLGGVLSATGVGLCYFLIPKMGIGNLMAYYLCGQMVVAMAIGQLGLFGVPYTPINLQKVVGVIAVLTGIVLINVNRSG; from the coding sequence ATGATTTTTGCCATATTAGCCGTTTTCGCAGGTGGTGCAATTGCGGTGCAGGCAAGCATGAATGCACAACTTGGCGGCTTATTAAAAAGTCCGCTACTGGCTGCAGGAGTGGCGTTTACCGTCAGCGCATTATATGCCTTTATTGCCTTTCGGGTATCTGATAACGTGCTGCCAGCCACCTCAGAGCTAAAAGCGGTGCCTTGGTACTTGTGGTGTTTGGGTGGGGTGTTAAGTGCAACTGGGGTGGGACTCTGTTATTTTTTAATTCCTAAAATGGGTATAGGTAATCTAATGGCTTATTACTTGTGTGGTCAAATGGTGGTTGCCATGGCGATCGGTCAGCTTGGTCTCTTTGGTGTACCTTATACGCCTATTAACCTGCAAAAAGTCGTGGGCGTGATTGCTGTGCTGACCGGTATTGTACTTATTAACGTTAATCGTTCAGGCTAA
- a CDS encoding glutathione S-transferase family protein, which yields MYTLFYYPQSASLAPHILLELIGEPYQLELVDIKKNGNRSAQYLKLSPAGQVPALVDDDFTLFESAAISQYLAEKHIDKQLIPTELKLKSQCLQWMHFMSASIHSDLLMYTYPERHTQSALMYDDLIRSQQGRLEQGFGIIDTLLADNHYLFANQFTLCDSYLFMLCERAKTFLEKTPSLKNLRRYYRQIAATPAISKALEMAEF from the coding sequence ATGTATACACTCTTTTACTATCCACAAAGTGCGAGCCTTGCGCCTCATATTTTATTAGAGCTCATCGGTGAGCCTTATCAACTTGAACTGGTGGATATCAAAAAAAATGGCAACCGCAGTGCACAATACTTAAAACTAAGCCCTGCCGGACAAGTACCAGCCCTCGTTGACGACGACTTTACCTTATTTGAAAGCGCTGCAATTTCTCAGTACCTTGCTGAAAAGCACATCGACAAGCAGCTTATCCCAACTGAACTAAAACTAAAATCACAGTGCCTGCAATGGATGCATTTTATGAGCGCTTCTATTCACAGCGACTTATTGATGTACACCTACCCAGAACGACACACCCAAAGTGCTTTGATGTATGACGACCTTATCCGCTCGCAGCAAGGCCGACTAGAACAAGGGTTTGGTATTATTGATACCTTACTTGCAGACAATCATTATCTGTTTGCAAATCAATTTACGCTATGCGACAGCTATTTATTTATGCTTTGTGAGCGTGCGAAGACATTTTTAGAAAAAACGCCTTCGCTTAAGAATTTACGCCGCTATTATCGCCAAATTGCGGCAACACCAGCTATTAGCAAAGCCTTAGAAATGGCTGAGTTTTAG
- a CDS encoding AbgT family transporter: MLPHPITLFAMFCIAIVVFSGIADWMGLSAIDPQLEGSAGRDPDGVIEVVSLMSAEGLRWIVTHLVTNFTGFAPLGTVLVALLGVSVAEHSGLLSSAMRGMVMGASKRLVTFMIVFAAILSNTASELGYVVLIPLAAMIFHSLGRHPLAGLAAAFAGVSGGYSANLLLGTIDPLLAGITTPAAQMIDPTYQVGPEANWYFMIVSVFLIAILGTIVTEKIVEPRLGKYDPKEASVDLSENNIEKLSAKEKSGLRWAGLSLLVVSILLALTIVPEDGILRHPETGEVAGSPFLKGIVVFIFVTFAIPGFVYGRVVGTMKNDRDVIDAMSKSMSSMGMYIVLVFFAAQFVAFFKWTNLGTILAINGAALLQALNLTGPEVFVLFIFMCALVNLSLGSSSAQWAVTAPIFVPMLMLIGYAPETIQAAYRIGDSVTNLITPMMSYFGLILAVATKYKKDMGIGTLVATMLPYSMFFFIGWVALFYVWVFGFGLPVGPNSPIYYNP, from the coding sequence ATGCTTCCCCACCCTATTACTTTGTTTGCAATGTTTTGTATCGCCATCGTGGTATTTAGTGGTATTGCCGATTGGATGGGGTTATCTGCCATCGATCCTCAATTAGAAGGCTCCGCTGGTCGCGATCCCGACGGTGTCATTGAAGTCGTAAGCTTGATGAGTGCTGAGGGCTTGCGATGGATAGTTACCCATCTTGTCACTAACTTTACTGGCTTTGCACCACTTGGCACCGTACTTGTGGCACTACTTGGGGTTAGCGTTGCTGAACACTCAGGTCTGCTATCTTCAGCAATGCGTGGCATGGTTATGGGCGCTTCAAAACGTCTTGTAACATTTATGATTGTATTTGCCGCTATCTTATCGAACACCGCTTCAGAACTCGGCTACGTTGTACTTATTCCGCTCGCCGCAATGATTTTCCATAGCCTTGGTAGACACCCTCTTGCTGGTTTAGCAGCCGCATTTGCAGGCGTATCTGGTGGCTACAGCGCAAACCTATTGCTTGGCACCATCGATCCACTATTAGCTGGTATTACCACGCCTGCAGCGCAGATGATAGACCCAACATACCAAGTTGGCCCAGAAGCAAACTGGTACTTCATGATAGTCTCTGTATTCCTAATTGCCATTTTAGGCACAATAGTTACTGAGAAAATCGTAGAGCCACGTTTAGGAAAATATGACCCGAAGGAGGCCAGTGTTGATTTAAGCGAAAACAATATAGAAAAGCTTTCTGCAAAAGAAAAGTCAGGTCTTAGATGGGCTGGTTTATCGCTACTCGTAGTGAGTATTCTACTTGCATTAACCATAGTACCTGAAGATGGTATTTTACGTCATCCTGAAACAGGCGAAGTGGCAGGCTCACCATTTCTAAAAGGGATCGTGGTATTTATCTTTGTAACTTTTGCAATTCCCGGTTTCGTGTATGGCCGCGTAGTTGGCACCATGAAAAATGACCGCGATGTTATTGATGCAATGAGTAAAAGCATGAGCTCTATGGGCATGTATATCGTGTTGGTATTCTTTGCCGCCCAATTTGTTGCCTTCTTTAAATGGACAAACCTAGGTACCATCCTTGCCATTAATGGCGCAGCACTATTACAGGCGCTAAACCTAACTGGCCCTGAAGTATTCGTACTGTTTATATTCATGTGTGCACTCGTGAACCTAAGCCTTGGTTCATCATCAGCTCAATGGGCTGTCACGGCACCGATATTTGTTCCAATGCTGATGCTTATCGGCTATGCGCCAGAAACCATACAAGCAGCGTACCGAATTGGAGATTCAGTTACTAACCTTATCACTCCGATGATGAGTTACTTTGGTTTGATATTAGCGGTTGCGACTAAATACAAAAAAGACATGGGTATAGGTACTCTAGTGGCCACGATGTTGCCGTACAGCATGTTCTTCTTTATCGGCTGGGTTGCACTATTCTACGTGTGGGTATTTGGCTTTGGTCTACCTGTTGGACCTAACTCTCCTATCTACTACAATCCGTAG
- a CDS encoding FAD-binding domain-containing protein translates to MINLVWLKRDLRVFDHRPLYEACNNGRPTLILYVVEPEYWQLPDTSERQFQFVKESLLSLAEQVQLLGGTLTVRQGDIIEILEKIHQHIAVATLYCHQETGNTWTFERDLRVIAWCKERHVSYEEYRQQAVFRGKVNRDKWHQQAEDWLQSDCLPTPSKINPLLQQHSGIALLNDYPGNDSNSAPKPQLGGLKAAQQTLNSFFNHRIDNYLFGISSPVKAVNSSSRLSPYLAYGVLSLRDVLQQTLALNVDSKRNKNGFLSRLYWHSHFVQKLESEPLYAERAVHASLIDMRASEFNPQRYELWAHGNTGVPFIDACMRMLITTGWINFRMRAMLMAFSSYHLWLDWQQPAARLATLFVDYEPGIHYPQVQMQSGTTGINPFRIYNPITQGQKYDPEGQFIRRYIPELDHVPTHYLHTPWLYTGLKEDQYQRPAILPDDAAKIAREKISTFYKQHLDKDETGRVRHTHASRRRSWRGRKKQASSDKNQLKLF, encoded by the coding sequence ATGATTAATCTCGTTTGGCTCAAGCGTGACTTAAGAGTGTTCGACCATAGACCACTTTACGAAGCGTGTAATAATGGCAGACCAACCCTGATCTTGTATGTTGTTGAGCCCGAATATTGGCAACTCCCCGATACCAGCGAAAGACAATTTCAATTTGTGAAGGAGTCGCTGCTAAGTCTTGCTGAGCAGGTGCAGCTTTTAGGTGGCACGCTGACGGTTCGTCAGGGCGATATCATTGAAATACTTGAAAAGATCCATCAGCACATCGCGGTCGCAACCCTTTATTGCCATCAAGAAACGGGGAATACATGGACATTTGAGCGCGATTTGCGTGTTATTGCTTGGTGCAAAGAAAGACACGTGTCATATGAAGAATATCGCCAGCAAGCCGTATTTAGGGGAAAAGTTAATCGTGATAAGTGGCATCAGCAAGCCGAAGACTGGTTGCAAAGCGACTGTCTACCAACCCCTTCTAAAATCAATCCTCTGCTGCAACAGCATAGTGGCATTGCACTTTTAAATGACTACCCAGGGAATGACAGCAACTCAGCCCCAAAGCCACAATTAGGTGGACTCAAAGCCGCGCAGCAAACCCTGAATAGCTTTTTTAACCATAGGATAGACAACTACCTATTTGGTATCTCAAGCCCGGTAAAAGCTGTAAACAGTAGCTCCAGACTCAGCCCGTATTTGGCCTATGGCGTGCTAAGCCTCAGGGATGTTTTGCAACAAACTCTTGCATTAAATGTTGACTCAAAACGTAATAAGAACGGTTTTTTATCAAGGCTTTACTGGCATAGCCATTTTGTGCAAAAGCTCGAATCAGAGCCGCTTTATGCAGAGCGTGCTGTGCATGCATCCTTAATTGATATGCGGGCTAGTGAATTTAATCCACAACGTTATGAACTTTGGGCTCACGGCAACACGGGCGTTCCCTTTATTGATGCCTGTATGCGAATGCTGATCACCACAGGCTGGATAAATTTTCGCATGCGCGCCATGTTGATGGCGTTTTCGAGCTATCACCTATGGCTTGATTGGCAACAACCAGCCGCAAGACTCGCCACTCTTTTTGTCGATTATGAACCTGGGATCCACTATCCTCAGGTACAAATGCAGTCAGGCACTACTGGGATAAATCCGTTTCGTATCTATAACCCCATAACTCAGGGGCAAAAATATGATCCTGAAGGCCAATTCATTCGCCGCTACATTCCTGAGCTTGATCATGTTCCTACGCATTACTTGCATACACCTTGGCTTTATACTGGTTTAAAAGAAGACCAATATCAGCGCCCTGCCATATTACCCGATGACGCAGCAAAAATTGCCCGTGAAAAAATCTCTACGTTTTATAAACAGCATCTAGATAAAGATGAAACAGGCAGAGTGCGTCACACTCACGCTTCAAGACGTCGTTCATGGCGTGGGCGCAAAAAACAAGCAAGTTCTGATAAAAATCAGCTTAAGCTATTCTAA
- a CDS encoding DUF3081 family protein — protein MKNELDSKLLLTVFEHIQKHGEVTEEGKRYEGIVAYSDPDGYTIYLQGSGVLLRSGFHNTYHLDYEHDKHKDDFIKKLDYIFKEANE, from the coding sequence ATGAAAAATGAATTAGATAGCAAGTTATTGTTAACGGTGTTCGAGCACATCCAAAAGCACGGTGAAGTAACCGAAGAAGGCAAACGCTATGAGGGCATAGTGGCCTATTCAGATCCAGATGGCTACACCATATACCTGCAAGGCAGTGGCGTGTTGCTGCGCTCAGGGTTTCACAATACTTATCACTTGGACTATGAACACGATAAGCACAAAGACGATTTTATCAAGAAGCTAGATTACATTTTTAAAGAGGCGAATGAGTAG
- a CDS encoding isochorismatase family protein translates to MMNLIPSDSMILVIDIQEKFRSHIEVFGDVERQVNTLLQAAEHLSIPALIFEQYPKGLGHTAPSLLDFNLPVIEKTAFSAYHVEACKQAVQEYKRDTIVVVGLESHICVQQTVNDLLADNFNVVIVADGICSRNPKHTDWALMQMQADGARFLALESILFQWLKSAKNEQFKAISALVK, encoded by the coding sequence ATGATGAATTTGATACCTTCGGACAGCATGATCTTGGTAATTGATATCCAAGAAAAATTTCGCTCTCATATTGAAGTATTTGGCGATGTCGAGCGCCAAGTAAATACTTTGCTACAAGCCGCAGAACATTTGTCTATTCCTGCATTAATCTTTGAGCAATATCCAAAAGGGCTCGGTCACACTGCGCCAAGTTTACTTGATTTCAATCTACCGGTTATCGAAAAAACCGCGTTTAGCGCTTATCACGTTGAAGCATGCAAACAAGCTGTTCAAGAATATAAACGTGACACCATCGTCGTGGTTGGCCTCGAAAGTCATATCTGTGTACAACAAACCGTCAACGACCTGCTTGCGGATAATTTTAACGTTGTGATAGTTGCCGATGGTATTTGCTCACGTAATCCAAAGCACACTGATTGGGCCTTAATGCAAATGCAGGCAGATGGCGCACGCTTTTTGGCTTTAGAGTCTATTTTATTTCAGTGGCTAAAATCGGCCAAGAATGAGCAATTTAAGGCAATTTCAGCGTTAGTTAAGTGA
- a CDS encoding ribonuclease Z — MKVHFLGTSSGSPSKQRNMSAAAVSFENTKAWVLIDCAEATQHALLHSELTLYHLEAICITHLHGDHCYGLPGLVSSMALNSRKAPLKLIAPRAVIQFVQSCFTLTEVRLSFDLITIALEEINAKLQLECCDIDIIALQHRVPSVGYKLTEKCIPRKLKIDKLQQDGIASGGHYNLLQKGQDVEYQGRLLTSDDYSFYSWQPRVAIVCGDNEKPGLLSQMIKGVDLLVHEATFTAADLHKVGFHTGHSDAKRIAQFAQLHQVPMLALTHFSVRYHGEGMLQPLIEEAKLHFSNALIIAEDGLIVDMPKQKQVEYATA; from the coding sequence GTGAAAGTACATTTTCTTGGCACTTCTTCAGGTAGCCCATCTAAGCAACGTAATATGTCGGCAGCGGCAGTAAGCTTTGAAAATACCAAAGCCTGGGTACTAATTGACTGCGCCGAAGCGACCCAGCATGCGCTGCTACACAGTGAGTTAACCCTATATCATCTCGAAGCAATTTGTATTACTCACCTTCATGGGGATCATTGCTATGGATTACCCGGACTCGTTTCATCCATGGCGTTAAACTCTCGCAAAGCGCCGCTAAAATTAATTGCGCCGAGGGCTGTTATTCAGTTTGTGCAAAGCTGTTTTACACTGACAGAGGTGAGGCTGAGTTTTGACCTAATTACCATTGCCCTTGAAGAAATAAACGCTAAGTTACAACTTGAATGTTGCGACATCGACATCATAGCGCTACAACACAGAGTGCCCAGTGTTGGCTATAAACTCACGGAAAAGTGCATTCCTCGCAAGTTGAAAATAGACAAACTTCAGCAAGATGGCATTGCGTCTGGCGGCCACTACAACCTGTTGCAAAAGGGCCAAGATGTGGAATACCAAGGCCGACTTTTGACCTCGGATGACTACAGTTTTTATAGTTGGCAACCTCGTGTTGCAATAGTTTGTGGTGATAACGAAAAGCCCGGCTTGCTATCGCAGATGATAAAAGGGGTCGATTTGCTTGTTCATGAAGCTACCTTTACCGCTGCAGATCTTCATAAAGTGGGCTTTCATACAGGGCATAGCGATGCCAAGCGCATCGCTCAATTTGCACAATTACATCAAGTGCCCATGCTCGCGCTCACTCATTTTAGCGTGCGCTATCATGGCGAGGGCATGCTGCAGCCTCTTATTGAAGAGGCTAAGTTGCACTTTAGCAATGCACTCATCATCGCAGAGGATGGCCTCATTGTAGACATGCCAAAGCAAAAGCAAGTTGAGTACGCAACCGCTTAG
- a CDS encoding DUF2252 family protein, which yields MNRHDYLASYFNEREGIHVSNECSKFDKMRLSPFRFFRGSAALMYKDLLEQQLQLPEAATSLPLTYVMGDCHTGNFGFHSEEGSHGDTLIFEPNDFDDACVGHAVWDLFRFLVSLPLTQLEGGRIQEQAQDIKDRSKPLVSKELVAQAQLDFLHSYLKACQLSLEHKVDSNTGLTEFDNNHILHKRWQKGLQRMSGGAAFTIKSTLAKEIDLSIKPLRFREDKLKFKQLDPDLKENLIHHFAPYVDDEVLDCVERIDQGTGSLHLSRYYLLVGPNVQKPTKDILPLCHIVEVKQQQLASPLAYFANLSPVNRLDPAHLTVNSQRKMQRRTDLILDNALWQGSHWLVRSRHHARVGIDPEDITIGKRAATKSGFSQYAEACGEALALSHMRADRRSLQFQEDAVAILPSLIDELVKSANHYSEQVVADWRWFCEQCQS from the coding sequence ATGAATCGTCACGACTATCTTGCATCTTACTTTAATGAGCGTGAAGGCATTCACGTAAGCAATGAGTGCAGTAAATTTGACAAAATGAGACTCAGTCCATTTCGGTTCTTCCGTGGTAGTGCCGCGCTTATGTATAAGGACTTACTGGAGCAACAACTGCAGTTACCTGAAGCGGCCACCAGCCTGCCACTCACCTACGTAATGGGCGATTGTCATACGGGCAATTTTGGCTTTCATAGTGAAGAAGGCAGCCACGGCGATACCTTAATCTTTGAACCTAATGACTTCGATGATGCCTGCGTCGGACACGCAGTGTGGGACCTGTTTCGCTTTTTAGTGAGTTTACCGCTTACCCAACTAGAAGGTGGGCGTATTCAAGAGCAAGCTCAGGATATTAAAGACCGAAGTAAACCTCTGGTCAGTAAAGAGCTGGTTGCCCAAGCACAATTGGACTTTTTACACAGCTATCTAAAAGCTTGTCAGTTGTCGCTAGAACATAAGGTCGATAGCAACACTGGCTTAACCGAGTTTGATAATAACCATATATTGCATAAACGATGGCAAAAAGGGTTACAAAGAATGTCGGGTGGTGCCGCGTTTACGATAAAAAGCACGCTCGCAAAGGAAATCGACCTCAGCATTAAGCCGCTACGTTTTCGCGAAGACAAACTGAAGTTTAAGCAACTTGACCCCGATTTAAAAGAAAACCTTATTCATCACTTTGCGCCCTATGTTGATGACGAAGTTTTAGATTGTGTTGAGCGTATAGACCAAGGCACAGGCTCACTGCATCTAAGCAGATATTACTTGTTGGTTGGCCCAAACGTACAAAAGCCCACTAAAGATATTTTGCCGCTATGCCACATTGTTGAGGTAAAACAACAACAGCTCGCTTCGCCTCTTGCTTACTTTGCAAATCTAAGCCCAGTGAATCGCTTAGATCCCGCACACTTAACCGTCAACAGTCAAAGAAAAATGCAGCGCCGTACCGATCTCATTTTAGATAATGCACTGTGGCAAGGCAGTCACTGGCTGGTACGCTCGCGCCATCATGCTCGCGTTGGTATAGACCCAGAAGACATCACCATTGGTAAACGTGCAGCGACTAAGTCGGGCTTTAGCCAATATGCAGAAGCTTGCGGTGAAGCCCTTGCCCTTTCACATATGCGAGCAGATAGACGATCCTTACAATTTCAAGAGGATGCCGTAGCCATTTTACCTAGTCTCATTGATGAATTGGTCAAATCGGCCAATCATTACAGCGAGCAAGTCGTAGCCGATTGGCGTTGGTTTTGCGAGCAATGCCAGAGCTAA
- a CDS encoding polyphosphate kinase 2 family protein, protein MTSYVSEIKALNRGLSVKPPMTHPAIDSKKHYKSELKYWQTQLLHVQQAYFHQGKRAILVFEGWDAAGKGGAIRRMTEKLDPRGVKVYPIAKPTPEEQGRHYLYRFQTKLPPRGTMTIFDRSYYGRVLVERVEAFASEQEWRRAYQEINEFERLLTDDNVRIVKLFLHISEDEQLKRFTERLNNPYKRWKLTEEDIRNRQKRQDYEQAIDDMFAKTDTNLAGWHLILAEHKWYARVQVMKTIVEALSRGVDISPPPIDKAVVKLAKSQLGIVQRGD, encoded by the coding sequence ATGACCAGTTATGTATCAGAAATAAAGGCGCTAAATCGTGGGCTAAGTGTAAAGCCTCCCATGACACACCCCGCTATTGATTCAAAAAAACACTACAAAAGCGAGTTAAAGTACTGGCAAACCCAACTATTACATGTGCAACAAGCCTATTTTCATCAAGGGAAGCGCGCTATTTTAGTGTTTGAAGGCTGGGATGCGGCTGGTAAAGGAGGCGCTATTCGCCGCATGACAGAAAAGCTCGATCCGCGGGGCGTTAAGGTCTACCCAATCGCAAAACCAACGCCTGAGGAACAAGGCCGGCATTACCTTTATCGGTTTCAAACAAAGCTACCTCCTCGGGGTACTATGACTATTTTTGACCGTTCATATTACGGCCGAGTGTTGGTAGAGCGGGTTGAAGCATTTGCTAGTGAGCAAGAGTGGCGCCGCGCCTATCAAGAAATCAATGAATTTGAGCGTCTGCTGACGGATGATAATGTCCGCATCGTTAAGCTATTTTTACACATTAGCGAAGACGAACAACTCAAACGCTTTACAGAGCGTTTAAATAATCCTTATAAGCGCTGGAAACTAACGGAAGAAGATATTCGCAACCGCCAAAAGCGACAAGATTATGAGCAAGCAATTGATGATATGTTTGCTAAAACCGATACGAATTTAGCGGGATGGCATTTGATCCTCGCGGAACATAAATGGTATGCCCGCGTACAAGTGATGAAAACCATTGTCGAAGCGTTAAGCAGGGGGGTTGATATTAGTCCCCCACCTATCGATAAAGCCGTTGTAAAACTGGCAAAATCTCAATTGGGTATTGTTCAAAGGGGGGACTAA